In Drosophila gunungcola strain Sukarami chromosome 2R unlocalized genomic scaffold, Dgunungcola_SK_2 000020F, whole genome shotgun sequence, a single window of DNA contains:
- the LOC128256492 gene encoding uncharacterized protein LOC128256492 isoform X6 has product MRLPRCLSASGNLLLLLAIVALVIAERDFNVNDSQVPVIEPKDVPAYKQDPYVSELMSCQNTQSEIVLSLLLKKHDWSELTVNKRAHVQAKLGKFFAIPKEFISLDSVSKRELKSMHKLAMRKGGKGNKNIETLNRRLGRASFMIGCGPSYFVMGEPIAKQIAHQMKDGTIGALTEENFGMWFIWRKELKSRSNRKRRQSEGSGAGDDDYDYGDDEEDAAEPSTEVPPVTTHAHRHHHGAEGEPDAISSSSNNSLANNEQSTPATPTSSLATTTTASTPESSSSGGVFVSTDYVEPQPEENSPPIIKTRLQKLAVTSGKAFSFHVLPDTFFDAEDQGNLRLALTDKDGHELKANSWLQFNADKRELYGLPLDDAVSRWQYRLSATDSGNASVTETVEISVQQHRAVRTINHEIVIGVRFNKKLGHNIDWQLQLINEVARTLEDSSNSAVVVREIRLTPHDPHSATFVYFNETLPTSECPEKELQDIVARLDFERLGDLVYPLMSIKSITGQLIGSCQKDLTQVKPTQHMTKNVPPMPRNQVDRVNASLGQLLVYKVPADTFYDANDNQLTLTLKTRDHQELNPRHWLQFDSKNEEFFGIPKSGDIGSEEYLLVAEDSGGLSAHDALVVMVSAAPKRDFGFFFKAYLDIRHDKFNAELQRKFVERVAKLNGDATTGQIQIRSITTHHDSDGTIVNFYNTTLYKKHNSCREKEVATTRSVYLNSDNSLREAAKRALGPELNLTNVSVVPFSSCHHTENIDTNQLDYIPSRPEEPTHKSSFGEDYMITFVLPIVIIIVMIVVASIIACCLHWCRHRSGKMELGDEEERKSFRAKGIPVIFQDEYEEKPEIGNKSPVILKDEKPPLLPPSYNTSNMNGDNEMDDYVPPPSVVVGGREVRGKSPATPSYRKPPPYVSP; this is encoded by the exons ATGAGATTGCCGCGGTGCTTATCGGCCAGTGGGaacctgctcctcctcctggcAATCGTCGCCCTGGTCATCGCCGAGCGGGACTTCAATGTCAACGACTCCCAG GTCCCTGTTATTGAGCCAAAAGATGTTCCCGCCTACAAGCAGGATCCGTATGTTTCGGAGTTGATGAGCTGCCAAAATACTCAAAGCGAGATTGTGCTATCGCTTCTACTGAAAAAACACGACTGGAGTGAGCTGACGGTCAACAAACGAGCCCATGTCCAGGCCAAATTGGGCAAGTTCTTTGCCATACCGAAG GAATTTATTTCCCTGGATTCGGTATCGAAGCGTGAGCTTAAATCCATGCACAAGCTGGCCATGCGAAAAGGAggcaagggcaacaagaaCATCGAGACCCTCAATCGCCGCTTGGGACGCGCCAGTTTTATG ATCGGCTGTGGTCCAAGCTACTTTGTGATGGGTGAGCCTATAGCCAAGCAGATTGCCCACCAGATGAAGGACGGCACCATTGGCGCCTTGACAGAAGAGAACTTTGGCATGTGGTTCATATGGCGAAAGGAATTGAAGTCAAG ATCCAACCGCAAACGACGTCAGTCCGAGGGCTCCGGAGCTGGTGACGATGACTACGACTATGGAGATGACGAAGAGGACGCTGC TGAGCCCAGTACGGAAGTGCCGCCGGTGACCACGCATGCACATCGACATCATCACGGAGCG GAAGGAGAGCCCGAtgccatcagcagcagcagcaacaatagcCTGGCCAATAATGAG CAGTCGAcgcctgccacgcccacatcgTCGCTGGCCACTACCACGACGGCATCCACTCCGGAGTcgagcagcagcggcggcgtcTTCGTCTCCACAGACTACGTAGAGCCGCAGCCGGAGGAGAACAGTCCGCCCATCATCAAGACGCGTCTGCAGAAGCTGGCGGTCACCTCGGGCAAGGCCTTTAGCTTCCACGTCCTGCCGGACACCTTCTTCGATGCCGAGGATCAGGGCAATCTGCGGCTGGCCCTCACCGACAAGGATGGCCACGAGCTGAAGGCCAACTCCTGGCTGCAGTTCAACGCGGACAAGCGGGAGCTCTATGGCCT ACCTCTGGACGATGCGGTGTCCCGCTGGCAGTATCGCCTCTCGGCCACGGATTCGGGCAACGCCAGTGTCACGGAAACAGTAGAGATCAGTGTGCAGCAGCATCGGGCAGTGCGGACCATCAACCACGAGATCGTTATTGGGGTGCGATTCAACAAGAAGCTGGGCCACAACATCGACTGGCAGTTGCAGCTGATCAACGAGGTGGCCAGGACCCTGGAGGACTCCAGCAACTCGGCAGTGGTGGTGCGCGAGATTCGCCTGACGCCACACGATCCGCACAGTGCCACCTTTGTGTACTTTAACGAGACCCTGCCCACCAGCGAGTGTCCGGAAAAGGAACTGCAGGATATTGTTGCGCGACTTGACTTCGAGAGACTTGGTGATTTGGTGTACCCGCTGATGTCAATCAAATCCATAACCGGCCAGCTGATCGGCTCCTGCCAGAAGGATCTCACCCAGGTGAAGCCCACGCAGCACATGACCAAGAATGTGCCGCCCATGCCGCGCAACCAGGTTGATCGTGTGAACGCCAGCTTGGGCCAGCTGCTGGTGTACAAAGTGCCGGCCGACACGTTCTACGATGCCAACGATAATCAGCTGACCCTCACGCTGAAGACCAGAGATCACCAAGAGCTGAATCCCCGCCACTGGCTGCAGTTCGACTCCAAGAACGAGGAGTTCTTCGGCATTCCCAAGAGCGGCGACATCGGCTCCGAGGAGTATCTGCTGGTGGCGGAGGACAGCGGCGGCCTGAGTGCCCATGATGCCCTGGTCGTGATGGTCAGTGCGGCGCCCAAGCGTGACTTTGGCTTCTTCTTCAAGGCCTACTTGGACATCCGACACGACAAGTTCAATGCCGAGCTGCAGCGCAAGTTTGTGGAGCGTGTGGCCAAGCTGAATGGCGATGCCACCACTGGCCAAATCCAGATCCGCTCGATAACCACGCACCACGACTCCGATGGCACCATTGTGAACTTCTACAACACCACGCTGTACAAGAAGCACAACAGCTGCAGGGAGAAGGAGGTGGCCACCACCAGGAGTGTCTACCTGAACAGTGACAATAGTTTGAGGGAGGCCGCCAAACGGGCTTTGGGTCCCGAGCTGAATTTGACCAACGTGTCGGTGGTGCCCTTCAGCAGTTGCCATC ATACCGAGAACATAGACACCAATCAGCTGGATTACATACCCAGTCGTCCCGAGGAGCCCACCCACAAGTCCTCCTTCGGCGAGGACTACATGATCACCTTTGTGCTGCCCATTGTGATCATTATCGTGATGATTGTGGTGGCCTCGATCATTGCCTGCTGCCTGCACTGGTGTCGCCACAGAAGTGGCAAAATGGAGCTAG GCGACGAAGAGGAGCGCAAATCCTTCCGTGCCAAGGGCATTCCCGTCATCTTCCAGGACGAGTACGAGGAGAAGCCGGAGATCGGCAACAAGAGTCCCGTGATCCTCAAAGACGAGAagccgccgctgctgccacCGTCCTACAATACCTCAAATATGAATG GCGACAACGAAATGGATGACTATGTGCCACCGCCATCGGTGGTCGTGGGCGGCCGGGAGGTGCGCGGAAAGTCGCCAGCCACGCCCTCCTACCGCAAACCTCCGCCATATGTGTCGCCATAA